One genomic segment of Linepithema humile isolate Giens D197 chromosome 5, Lhum_UNIL_v1.0, whole genome shotgun sequence includes these proteins:
- the LOC105675133 gene encoding dicarboxylate carrier UCP2 isoform X3: MNIGVRVAAGITTGALAVLLAQPTDVVKIRMQAGNNGRSSARYSSTLQAYKNIANVEGAKGLWKGTLPNISRNVIVNVAEIVCYDIIKDLILASGYLRDGIPCHFTAATVAGLCTTLAASPVDVVKTRYMNSAAGEYKGAIDCAIKTFVQEGPSAFYKGFVPSFSRLVSWNIVLWITYEQMKLQMKKLHGIE; encoded by the exons ATGAATATCGGCGTACGCGTCGCTGCGGGAATCACAACAGGCGCTTTGGCAGTGCTGCTTGCTCAGCCGACCGACGTCGTCAAGATCCGCATGCAGGCTGGAAATAATGGGCGATCATCGGCGAGGTATAGCTCCACCCTGCAGGCGTATAAGAATATTGCCAACGTGGAAGGCGCGAAAGGCCTCTGGAAAG GAACTTTGCCGAACATCTCGCGAAACGTTATCGTGAACGTCGCGGAGATCGTCTGTTATGATATCATCAAGGATCTCATCCTCGCCAGCGGCTATCTCCGCGATGGAATACCGTGCCACTTCACAGCGGCGACGGTTGCGGGACTCTGCACCACCCTGGCGGCGAGTCCTGTGGATGTCGTGAAGACGCGCTACATGAACAGCGCCGCCGGCGAGTACAAGGGCGCGATCGACTGCGCCATCAAGACCTTCGTCCAGGAGGGCCCGAGCGCGTTCTACAAGGGCTTCGTACCGAGTTTCTCGCGCTTGGTGTCCTGGAACATCGTACTGTGGATAACTTACGAGCAGATGAAGCTACAGATGAAGAAACTGCACGGCATCGAATGA
- the LOC105675133 gene encoding dicarboxylate carrier UCP2 isoform X1, whose translation MKQGASEDYSLGLKLLTAGTAACIADLATFPLDTAKVRMQIAGEGQALLLAEGSVLAVRASQPGLLQTIGNIVRFEGARSLYGGLSAGLQRQMCFAGIRLGLYDSVKSLYAGIFDAGNNRSGTSMNIGVRVAAGITTGALAVLLAQPTDVVKIRMQAGNNGRSSARYSSTLQAYKNIANVEGAKGLWKGTLPNISRNVIVNVAEIVCYDIIKDLILASGYLRDGIPCHFTAATVAGLCTTLAASPVDVVKTRYMNSAAGEYKGAIDCAIKTFVQEGPSAFYKGFVPSFSRLVSWNIVLWITYEQMKLQMKKLHGIE comes from the exons ATGAAGCAGGGAGCGTCGGAAGATTACTCGCTTGGCCTCAAGCTGCTTACCGCGGGCACCGCGGCCTGCATCGCCGATTTAGCCACCTTTCCGTTGGACACCGCCAAAGTTCGAATGCAA ATTGCGGGAGAAGGTCAGGCCCTGCTGCTGGCGGAAGGGTCGGTCCTTGCAGTGAGAGCGAGCCAGCCGGGATTGCTGCAGACCATCGGCAACATCGTCAGATTCGAGGGAGCAAG GAGCCTGTACGGAGGTCTGTCCGCGGGACTCCAGAGACAGATGTGTTTCGCCGGCATACGGTTGGGCCTCTACGACAGCGTGAAGTCACTCTACGCTGGAATCTTCGACG CAGGTAATAATAGGAGCGGTACCTCGATGAATATCGGCGTACGCGTCGCTGCGGGAATCACAACAGGCGCTTTGGCAGTGCTGCTTGCTCAGCCGACCGACGTCGTCAAGATCCGCATGCAGGCTGGAAATAATGGGCGATCATCGGCGAGGTATAGCTCCACCCTGCAGGCGTATAAGAATATTGCCAACGTGGAAGGCGCGAAAGGCCTCTGGAAAG GAACTTTGCCGAACATCTCGCGAAACGTTATCGTGAACGTCGCGGAGATCGTCTGTTATGATATCATCAAGGATCTCATCCTCGCCAGCGGCTATCTCCGCGATGGAATACCGTGCCACTTCACAGCGGCGACGGTTGCGGGACTCTGCACCACCCTGGCGGCGAGTCCTGTGGATGTCGTGAAGACGCGCTACATGAACAGCGCCGCCGGCGAGTACAAGGGCGCGATCGACTGCGCCATCAAGACCTTCGTCCAGGAGGGCCCGAGCGCGTTCTACAAGGGCTTCGTACCGAGTTTCTCGCGCTTGGTGTCCTGGAACATCGTACTGTGGATAACTTACGAGCAGATGAAGCTACAGATGAAGAAACTGCACGGCATCGAATGA
- the LOC105675133 gene encoding dicarboxylate carrier UCP2 isoform X2 codes for MKQGASEDYSLGLKLLTAGTAACIADLATFPLDTAKVRMQIAGEGQALLLAEGSVLAVRASQPGLLQTIGNIVRFEGARSLYGGLSAGLQRQMCFAGIRLGLYDSVKSLYAGIFDGNNRSGTSMNIGVRVAAGITTGALAVLLAQPTDVVKIRMQAGNNGRSSARYSSTLQAYKNIANVEGAKGLWKGTLPNISRNVIVNVAEIVCYDIIKDLILASGYLRDGIPCHFTAATVAGLCTTLAASPVDVVKTRYMNSAAGEYKGAIDCAIKTFVQEGPSAFYKGFVPSFSRLVSWNIVLWITYEQMKLQMKKLHGIE; via the exons ATGAAGCAGGGAGCGTCGGAAGATTACTCGCTTGGCCTCAAGCTGCTTACCGCGGGCACCGCGGCCTGCATCGCCGATTTAGCCACCTTTCCGTTGGACACCGCCAAAGTTCGAATGCAA ATTGCGGGAGAAGGTCAGGCCCTGCTGCTGGCGGAAGGGTCGGTCCTTGCAGTGAGAGCGAGCCAGCCGGGATTGCTGCAGACCATCGGCAACATCGTCAGATTCGAGGGAGCAAG GAGCCTGTACGGAGGTCTGTCCGCGGGACTCCAGAGACAGATGTGTTTCGCCGGCATACGGTTGGGCCTCTACGACAGCGTGAAGTCACTCTACGCTGGAATCTTCGACG GTAATAATAGGAGCGGTACCTCGATGAATATCGGCGTACGCGTCGCTGCGGGAATCACAACAGGCGCTTTGGCAGTGCTGCTTGCTCAGCCGACCGACGTCGTCAAGATCCGCATGCAGGCTGGAAATAATGGGCGATCATCGGCGAGGTATAGCTCCACCCTGCAGGCGTATAAGAATATTGCCAACGTGGAAGGCGCGAAAGGCCTCTGGAAAG GAACTTTGCCGAACATCTCGCGAAACGTTATCGTGAACGTCGCGGAGATCGTCTGTTATGATATCATCAAGGATCTCATCCTCGCCAGCGGCTATCTCCGCGATGGAATACCGTGCCACTTCACAGCGGCGACGGTTGCGGGACTCTGCACCACCCTGGCGGCGAGTCCTGTGGATGTCGTGAAGACGCGCTACATGAACAGCGCCGCCGGCGAGTACAAGGGCGCGATCGACTGCGCCATCAAGACCTTCGTCCAGGAGGGCCCGAGCGCGTTCTACAAGGGCTTCGTACCGAGTTTCTCGCGCTTGGTGTCCTGGAACATCGTACTGTGGATAACTTACGAGCAGATGAAGCTACAGATGAAGAAACTGCACGGCATCGAATGA